Proteins from one Setaria italica strain Yugu1 chromosome V, Setaria_italica_v2.0, whole genome shotgun sequence genomic window:
- the LOC101761896 gene encoding DNA gyrase subunit B, chloroplastic/mitochondrial, producing the protein MAPLLRPPPPPPHLRALLRRLLSTGAGPVPSRMLPSLRSTAAAPRFLFGPRVVVAGAAPRRNGVPVRAFMASTAASEAMQEKRVAGEYTAANVQVLEALDGVRTRPGMYIGSTGPRGLHHLVYEILDNAVDEAQAGHASKINVVLHDDNSVSVTDNGRGIPTDIHPQTKKSCVETVLTLMHAGGKFGGSKSGYSVSGGLHGVGLSVVNALSEALEVTVWRDGKEYRQSYSRGKPLTTLNSITLSGETSSRQGTRIRFWPDKDIFTTTISFDFNTISSRIRELAFLNPELTITLTKEEGHTEVQHNEYCYAGGLVEYVKWLNTDKKPLHDPIAYRKELDGITVDVSLQWCSDSYSDTVLGYANSIRTIDGGTHIEGLKASLTRTINNLAKKSKTIKDKDITLSGEHVREGMTCVISVKVPSPEFEGQTKTRLGNPEVRRIVEQSVQENLTEYLELHPDVLDSILSKSLNALKAALAAKRARELVRTKSVLKSSSLPGKLADCASTNPEESEIFIVEGDSAGGSAKQGRDRRFQAILPLRGKILNIERKDEAALYKNEEIQNLILALGLGVKGEDFKKEALRYHKIVILTDADVDGAHIRTLLLTFFFRYQRALFDEGCIYVGVPPLYKVERGKQAHYCYDDADLKKIVNTFPANASYHIQRFKGLGEMMPAQLWETTMDPERRLLKQLKVEDAAEANVVFSSLMGTRVEYRKQLIQNAASMINIDQLDI; encoded by the exons atggcgcccctcctccggccgccacctccccctccccacctccgcgcgctcctccgccgcctcctctccaccggcgccggccccgtccCCTCCCGCATGCTCCCCTCGCtgcgctccaccgccgccgcccctcggtTCCTATTCGGGCCCAG GGTTGTGGTGGCGGGAGCGGCCCCGCGGCGGAATGGGGTCCCGGTGCGGGCGTTCATGGCTTCCACCGCGGCGTCCGAGGCGATGCAGGAGAAGCGGGTGGCCGGGGAGTACACCGCCGCCAACGTCCAG GTCTTAGAAGCCCTAGATGGAGTTCGCACAAGACCTGGTATGTACATTGGGAGCACAGGACCACGTGGATTGCATCATCTG GTTTATGAAATATTGGATAATGCTGTGGATGAAGCTCAAGCGGGTCATGCCTCGAAGATTAATGTAGTCCTTCATGATGACAATTCAGTTAGTGTAACAGACAATGGCCGTGGG ATTCCTACAGACATACACCCCCAGACGAAGAAATCTTGTGTGGAGACTGTCTTAACG TTAATGCACGCTGGTGGCAAATTTGGAGGTTCAAAGAGTGGTTACAGTGTCTCTGGAGGGCTGCATGGTGTTGGCCTGTCAGTGGTTAATGCTTTATCAGAG GCACTTGAAGTTACTGTTTGGCGTGATGGGAAGGAATACAGACAAAGCTATTCTCGGGGGAAACCATTGACGACACTAAATAGTATCACACTGTCTGGTGAAACAAGTTCTCGCCAAGGAACACGCATCAGATTTTGGCCTGATAAAGATA TATTTACCACCACCATCAGTTTTGACTTCAATACAATCTCTAGTCGCATCCGAGAGCTTGCCTTTCTAAATCCCGAG CTGACAATAACCTTGACTAAAGAAGAAGGACACACAGAGGTTCAACATAATGAATACTGTTATGCTGGTGGCCTTGTTGAATATGTTAAATGGTTGAATACTGATAAG AAACCCCTGCATGACCCGATTGCGTACAGAAAGGAGTTGGATGGTATAACAGTGGATGTCTCCCTTCAATG GTGCTCTGATTCCTACTCTGATACAGTGCTAGGATACGCAAACAGTATCCGTACTATTGACGGTGGTACTCATATTGAAGGTCTGAAGGCTTCATTGACTAGAACAATTAATAACCTTGCAAAGAAGTCGAAGACTATTAAG GATAAAGATATTACCTTGAGTGGGGAGCATGTAAGAGAAGGAATGACATGTGTCATTTCAGTGAAGGTCCCTAGTCCAGAATTTGAAGGTCAAACAAAG ACAAGGTTGGGAAATCCAGAAGTACGGAGAATAGTTGAACAATCTGTTCAAGAAAACTTGACGGAGTACTTAGAGCTTCATCCAGATGTTCTGGATTCAATCCTATCAAAGTCCCTTAATGCTCTCAAG GCTGCCTTGGCAGCTAAGCGAGCTAGAGAATTAGTGAGGACAAAGAGCGTGTTGAAATCTTCTTCACTCCCTGGAAAACTAGCTGATTGTGCATCAACTAATCCTGAAGAATCTG AAATCTTCATCGTTGAAGGTGATTCTGCAGGCGGCAGTGCAAAGCAGGGACGGGATAGGAGATTTCAG GCTATTTTGCCTCTAAGGGGTAAAATTCTCAACATTGAAAGAAAGGATGAAGCAGCCTTGTACAAAAATGAAGAGATCCAAAATCTTATCCTTGCTCTTGGACTAGGAGTGAAG GGTGAGGATTTTAAGAAGGAAGCTCTTCGGTATCATAAGATAGTTATTCTAACTGATGCTGATGTTGATGGTGCACATATCCGGACTCTCCTCCTTACTTTCTTCTTCAGATATCAG AGAGCACTATTTGATGAAGGTTGCATCTACGTTGGTGTACCTCCTCTTTATAAG GTTGAGCGTGGGAAACAAGCACATTATTGCTATGATGATGCTGATCTTAAAAAGATAGTTAACACCTTCCCTGCAAATGCATCATATCATATCCAGAGGTTTAAAG GTTTGGGTGAGATGATGCCTGCGCAGTTATGGGAAACTACAATGGATCCTGAGAGGCGGCTGTTAAAGCAGCTTAAGGTTGAGGATGCTGCTGAGGCCAATGTTGTCTTCTCATCACTAATGGGTACCCGG GTCGAATATAGGAAGCAACTGATCCAGAATGCTGCAAGCATGATCAACATAGATCAACTTGACATTTGA
- the LOC101762315 gene encoding uncharacterized protein LOC101762315 produces MATQITKFASLRLDVGDRLRLHVKAQLLDPYSEFREKTDWCTPNVKTERVLFGPTSPVPPIWPHPVIPESISANRLGPSRAPDPPFRSPARATSAAGMASPALSKTAKKHHTRRLNNPFPRAVPAAAISGGDAAPRLSFAPTSKLVHAHDFPVGTRFRLRWDPSLGGQVSLSRVPSSDDARRAMWGSVPGVAFLSAASAATVADECRGSFALRDVRARLVPHRQHVDKIRAFYRCDADAGAELLRGAAFQASGATRFPVLVITGLVSAKAASSSAPCGCCGLRAGRRARSAVGKPPALSARYWILLEERTDTQVAFSVKIGDYQWTCAAHADPAKSPLATATAAPRIHRPSLRLRLPARVQRPTGKKTRLAPSREEEASTALLTAPERAEERLPEEFNRVFLTYASSRDERFYGFGEQFSRMEFKGKRVPVLVQEQGIGRGDQPITFAANLVSYRSGGNWSTTYAPSPFYMTSKMRSLYLEGYDYSIFDLTKPDRVQIQVYGNSVQGRILDGDSPTQLLTSYTESTGRPPVLPRWITSGAVVGMQGGTDTVRRVWKELQDYDVPVSAFWLQDWVGQRKTSIGSQLWWNWEVDDAHYNGWKDLVGDLRRSGIRMMTYCNPCLVPMDQKPNTKRHLFEEAKKLGILVRDESGEPYMMPNTAFDVAMLDFTNPEAHAWFKEILRGMADDGVSGWMADFGEGLPLDVRLHSGEDPVAAHNRYPELWARVNREFADEWRANNAAATAAEEKDGGGDDSEDDGLVFFVRSGFRESSRWAMLFWEGDQMVSWQANDGIKSSVVGLLSGGLSGFPLNHSDAGGYCTVDLPFLRYRRGEELLLRWMEVNAFTVVLRTHEGNKPASNCQFYSNSRTLAHFARCARMYKAWEFYRAELVAEAAAAGLPVARHLFLHYPEDERVQAMTYQQFLVGTELLVVPVLDKGRSAVTAYFPAGAGAWRHVWTGDEYGAGVQGGFEAEVEARVGYPGVFVRAGSPVGERFVSNLRDLKVL; encoded by the exons ATGGCAACCCAGATAACAAAGTTCGCGTCACTCCGGCTGGACGTGGGAGACCGGCTTCGTTTACATGTGAAAGCCCAACTGCTTGACCCGTATTCAGAATTCCGAGAGAAAACTGATTGGTGCACACCAAATG TCAAAACCGAGCGCGTGCTCTTCGGGCCCACCTCTCCTGTCCCACCTATTTGGCCCCACCCCGTCATTCCAGAATCTATTTCAGCCAATCGGCTTGGACCGAGCAGAGCACCGGATCCTCCATTCCGCTCTCCCGcgcgcgccacctccgccgccggcatGGCGTCCCCGGCGCTGTCCAAGACCGCCAAGAAGCACCACACGCGCCGCCTCAACAACCCATTCCCGCGTGCCGTCCCAGCCGCCGCCatcagcggcggcgacgcggccccGCGCCTCTCTTTCGCCCCGACCTCCAAGCTCGTGCACGCGCACGACTTCCCCGTCGGGACCCGGTTCCGCCTCCGCTGGGACCCGTCCCTTGGCGGCCAGGTGTCCCTCTCCAGGGTGCCGTCCAGCGACGACGCGCGCCGAGCGATGTGGGGGAGCGTCCCCGGAGTCGCGTTCCtctccgcggcctccgccgccaccgtggcCGACGAGTGCCGCGGCTCCTTCGCTCTCCGCGACGTCCGCGCCCGCCTCGTCCCCCACCGCCAGCACGTCGACAAGATCAGGGCCTTCTACCGctgcgacgccgacgccggcgcggaGCTCCTGCGCGGCGCCGCGTTCCAGGCGTCCGGCGCGACGCGGTTCCCGGTGCTGGTGATCACCGGGCTCGTGTCCGCCAAGGCGGCGTCCTCGTCCGCGCCGTGCGGCTGCTGCGGGctgcgcgccggccgccgtgcccGGAGCGCGGTGGGGAAGCCGCCGGCGCTCTCGGCCCGGTACTGGATTCTCCTCGAGGAGAGGACCGACACGCAGGTCGCGTTCAGCGTCAAGATCGGCGACTACCAATGGACCTGCGCCGCGCACGCGGACCCTGCCAAGTCGCCCCTGGCGACGGCGACCGCCGCCCCGAGGATCCACCGGCCCAGCCTGCGCCTCCGTCTGCCCGCGCGCGTCCAGCGGCCCACCGGCAAGAAGACGAGGCTGGCGCCGAGCCGCGAGGAGGAAGCTTCGACGGCGCTCCTGACGGCGCCGGAGAGGGCGGAGGAGCGGCTGCCGGAGGAGTTCAACCGCGTGTTCCTGACGTACGCGAGCAGCCGCGACGAGCGGTTCTACGGGTTTGGCGAGCAGTTCAGCCGCATGGAGTTCAAGGGGAAGCGGGTGCCGGTGCTGGTGCAGGAGCAGGGGATCGGCAGGGGAGACCAGCCCATCACGTTCGCCGCCAACCTCGTCAGCTACAG GTCAGGAGGAAACTGGAGCACCACATACGCCCCCTCTCCCTTCTACATGACCTCAAAGATGAGATCTTTATACCTTGAAGGATACGACTACTCCATTTTCGACCTGACCAAACCTGACAGAGTACAAATTCAG GTTTATGGGAATTCTGTTCAGGGACGAATACTAGACGGTGACTCGCCGACGCAACTCCTCACCAGCTACACCGAGTCAACCGGAAGGCCACCGGTTCTTCCCAGGTGGATCACATCCGGTGCCGTCGTCGGCATGCAGGGCGGCACAGACACCGTACGCAGAGTTTGGAAAGAGCTACAGGACTATGATGTCCCAGTTTCAGCATTCTGGCTACAG GACTGGGTTGGCCAGAGGAAGACGTCAATTGGGTCTCAGCTCTGGTGGAATTGGGAGGTTGATGATGCTCATTACAATGGATGGAAGGATCTAGTCGGCGACCTTCGACGCAGCGGCATTAGAATGATGACTTACTGCAATCCTTGCCTTGTACCA ATGGATCAGAAGCCGAACACGAAGAGGCACCTGTTCGAGGAGGCCAAGAAGCTGGGCATCCTGGTCAGGGACGAGTCCGGCGAGCCGTACATGATGCCCAACACGGCGTTCGACGTTGCCATGCTCGACTTCACCAACCCGGAAGCACACGCCTGGTTCAAGGAGATCCTGCGGGGTATGGCGGACGACGGCGTCAGCGGCTGGATGGCCGACTTCGGCGAGGGCCTGCCGCTGGACGTGCGGCTGCACTCCGGCGAGGACCCTGTCGCCGCGCACAACCGGTACCCGGAGCTGTGGGCGCGCGTCAACCGCGAGTTCGCCGACGAGTGGAGAGCCAACaacgccgcggcgacggcggcggaggagaaggacGGTGGCGGTGACGACAGCGAGGACGATGGCTTGGTGTTCTTCGTGCGGTCGGGGTTCCGGGAGAGCTCCCGGTGGGCGATGCTGTTCTGGGAGGGGGACCAGATGGTGAGCTGGCAGGCGAACGACGGCATCAAGAGCAGCGTGGTCGGCCTCCTCAGCGGCGGCCTCTCCGGGTTCCCGCTAAACCACAGCGACGCCGGCGGCTACTGCACCGTGGACCTGCCGTTCCTCCGCtaccgccgcggcgaggagctccTCCTGCGGTGGATGGAGGTGAACGCCTTCACCGTCGTGCTCCGCACCCACGAGGGGAACAAGCCGGCCTCCAACTGCCAGTTCTACTCCAACAGCAGGACGCTCGCGCACTTCGCGCGCTGCGCCAGGATGTACAAGGCCTGGGAGTTCTACCGCGCGGAGCTcgtcgcggaggcggcggcggcggggctcccCGTGGCGCGGCACTTGTTCCTGCACTACCCGGAGGACGAGCGCGTGCAGGCGATGACGTACCAGCAGTTCCTGGTCGGGACGGAGCTGCTGGTGGTGCCGGTCCTCGACAAGGGCCGGAGCGCGGTGACCGCCTACTtcccggccggcgccggcgcgtggaGGCACGTGTGGACCGGCGACGAGTACGGCGCCGGGGTGCAGGGCGGGTTCGAGGCCGAGGTGGAGGCCCGGGTGGGGTATCCGGGCGTGTTCGTGAGGGCTGGATCGCCCGTCGGTGAAAGATTTGTAAGCAACTTGAGAGATCTGAAGGTGTTGTGA
- the LOC101767229 gene encoding G-type lectin S-receptor-like serine/threonine-protein kinase At2g19130 — protein sequence MSLAVLAALAVLAFCGTTCPGMAAAAGDTVSALQPLRGNETAVSAQGKFELGLFSPRGSGRFYLGIWYKNIPVQTVIWVANRVTPLSGVDSAELRVSPGDGNLELVGLSQSSTAPGVVWSSNKLSSSSVPSSSPGSNVAVMRDNGNLVLVDGGNSSNVLWQSFDHPTDTLVPEAWLGENKLTGEYQTLTSSRNAEDPAPGTFTCTVDPSGSSEFFLLWNGSRAYWRSGVWTGRVFANMPEAVNNVLFNQTYVETPAYRRITSVLYNNATITRMVLDFTGQIKQYIWVPYSQSWQFFWAAPTVQCDVYALCGAFGICSQRSQPPCQCPPGFAPAMAREWGLNDWSGGCHRKASLHCTGNGSTDGFMELPYMNLTDDSLAVSAQSKAECESACLKNCSCQAYRFSGSGGCAVWYGGFRNLQQLYVDGGGSSSSSLHVRLSDSELRRVRGTNRKSGHLWLVLGIVLACLAALGASGLAAWVLLSRRKRQAKMRNQKDSSLVVYSYADLRAATKNFSERLGGGGFGSVYRGALNGGYAADVAVKKLEGLRQGDKQFRTEVNTLGLIQHVNLVRLVGFCSSRQDKLLVYEYMPNGSLDTYLFKSSLCPSWHDRCGIMLGVARGLAYLHEGCRECIIHCDIKPENILLDKDLCPKIADFGMAKLVGRDFSRVLTTMRGTVGYLAPEWISGLPISAKADVYSFGMVVFELISGRRNTERYDGTGRNSEDDAAAKAAGRPPSTAFFPVWAASRLSEGDAVAAVADPRLRGDVSEEEVERACRVACWCIQDQEEHRPTMAQVVQALEGVVDVHVPPVPRALQHLATNYSELFSEMNLELARTRSNV from the coding sequence ATGTCGCTTGCCGTCCTTGCCGCTCTCGCCGTCCTCGCGTTCTGCGGCACGACCTGTCCGggcatggcggcggccgccggagacACCGTCTCTGCGCTGCAGCCTCTGCGGGGCAACGAGACGGCGGTCTCGGCGCAGGGCAAGTTCGAGCTCGGCCTCTTCAGCCCCAGAGGCTCCGGTCGGTTCTATCTTGGTATCTGGTACAAGAACATCCCCGTGCAGACCGTCATCTGGGTCGCCAACCGTGTTACTCCCCTCTCCGGTGTTGACTCGGCCGAGCTCCGGGTCTCCCCTGGCGACGGAAACCTTGAGCTCGTCGGGCTAAGCCAATCTTCTACCGCGCCGGGTGTGGTGTGGTCGTCCAATAAGCTGTCGTCTTCGTccgtgccgtcgtcgtcgccggggtCGAACGTCGCGGTGATGCGCGACAACGGCAACCTGGTCCTCGTCGACGGAGGCAACTCCTCCAACgtgctgtggcagagcttcgaCCACCCGACGGACACGCTGGTGCCGGAGGCGTGGCTCGGGGAGAACAAGCTCACCGGCGAGTACCAGACGCTCACGTCGTCGCGCAACGCAGAGGACCCCGCGCCGGGGACGTTCACCTGCACGGTGGACCCCAGCGGCAGCAGCGAGTTCTTCCTCCTCTGGAACGGATCCCGCGCGTACTGGCGCAGCGGCGTCTGGACGGGGCGCGTCTTCGCCAACATGCCGGAGGCGGTGAATAACGTGCTCTTCAACCAGACGTACGTCGAGACGCCGGCGTACCGGCGCATCACCAGCGTCCTCTACAACAACGCGACGATCACGCGCATGGTGCTCGACTTCACCGGCCAGATCAAGCAGTACATCTGGGTCCCCTACAGCCAGAGCTGGCAGTTCTTCTGGGCCGCGCCCACCGTGCAGTGCGACGTGTACGCGCTCTGCGGTGCCTTCGGCATCTGCAGCCAGAGGAGCCAGCCGCCGTGCCAGTGCCCACCGGGGTTCGCACCGGCGATGGCGCGCGAGTGGGGCCTCAACGACTGGAGCGGCGGTTGCCACAGGAAGGCATCGCTTCATTGCACTGGCAACGGGTCAACGGATGGATTCATGGAGCTCCCGTACATGAACCTCACCGACGATTCGCTCGCCGTCAGCGCCCAGAGCAAAGCCGAGTGCGAGTCGGCTTGCTTGAAGAACTGTTCTTGCCAGGCTTACAGATTCTCCGGCAGCGGTGGATGCGCCGTGTGGTACGGTGGCTTCCGCAACCTTCAGCAACTATACGTGGACGGCGGGGGCTCGTCGTCTTCGAGCTTGCACGTCCGGCTGTCGGATTCTGAACTCCGACGTGTGCGCGGCACGAACAGGAAGAGCGGGCACTTGTGGCTTGTTCTTGGCATCGTTTTGGCTTGCCTTGCCGCACTGGGCGCATCGGGACTAGCAGCATGGGTCCTTCTATCTAGAAGGAAACGGCAGGCCAAAATGAGAAACCAGAAGGATTCCTCCCTGGTAGTGTACAGCTACGCCGACCTCCGCGCCGCAACGAAGAACTTCTCGGAGAGGCTGGGCGGCGGAGGCTTTGGCTCTGTGTACCGTGGCGCGCTGAACGGCGGATACGCCGCCGATGTGGCTGTCAAGAAGCTCGAGGGCCTCCGGCAGGGCGACAAGCAGTTCCGGACGGAGGTGAACACGCTAGGCCTCATCCAGCACGTCAACCTGGTCCGGCTCGTCGGCTTCTGCTCGTCGCGCCAAGACAAGCTGCTCGTCTACGAGTACATGCCCAACGGCTCCCTGGACACCTACCTGTTCAAGAGCAGCTTGTGCCCGAGCTGGCACGACCGCTGCGGCATCATGCTCGGCGTTGCCAGGGGGCTGGCCTACTTGCACGAAGGCTGCCGCGAGTGCATCATACACTGCGACATCAAGCCGGAGAACATATTGCTGGACAAGGACTTGTGCCCGAAGATCGCCGACTTCGGGATGGCGAAGCTGGTGGGGAGGGACTTCAGCCGGGTCTTGACGACGATGCGGGGCACCGTAGGGTACCTTGCGCCAGAGTGGATCTCCGGGCTGCCGATCAGTGCCAAGGCAGATGTATACAGCTTCGGGATGGTGGTCTTCGAGCTCATCTCAGGGCGGCGCAACACCGAGCGCTACGACGGCACCGGCCGCAACAGCGAGGACGATGCAGCAGCAAAGGCAGCAGGGCGGCCTCCCTCGACGGCGTTCTTTCCAGTCTGGGCCGCGTCTAGACTGTCGGAGGGAGACGCAGTCGCCGCCGTGGCGGACCCGCGGTTGCGCGGCGACGtgagcgaggaggaggtggagcgcgCCTGCAGGGTGGCGTGCTGGTGCATCCAGGACCAGGAGGAGCACCGGCCGACCATGGCGCAGGTCGTGCAGGCGCTGGAGGGCGTCGTCGACGTCCACGTGCCGCCGGTGCCCCGGGCGCTCCAGCACCTGGCGACGAACTATTCAGAACTATTCAGCGAAATGAATTTGGAACTAGCCCGCACCCGGAGCAATGTGTGA